The genomic interval GTTGGGCAATACGATTTAAAAGATGTAACGGGATTTGAAGATGACATTACTATTGGAAGTGCTAGTTACACATCAACAGCTCCTGGAAATGCAGGTGGCGCTTTAGCTGGTGTTGGACCATGGACTTTAGCAAATGATCAGAATATAGCAATTGGTGCAACACATGATTATGTGGTTTCTGTCAAAGTAACAATTGATATGCGTTCAACTTCTGGTGGTGATAATGTTTATAAAGCTTGCGAGTCAACAACTCCAGGCCAACCAAAAGCAGGTGAAGGATTATATAATAAAGCTGTTTTGGATAATAATAATGATGGTACTCCTGAAGAAACGGATGAAGCTTGTGGTGACTTACCATTTGTGACACACGAGAAAATTTTCAGTAGCGTATCCTTGCTTGGAGTAAATATGTTCCAGGTGAATTACAAAATCGTTGTTAAAAATCTTGGAGGTGCAGTAGGTCAATATAATTTGATCGATGCTCCTGCTTTTGATGATGATATCGCCATTAGCAATCCTAGTTACACTTCAAATGCACCTGGGAATGCAGGTGGTAATTTAGCTGGAAGTGGACCTTGGACATTAGCCAATGATCAATCTATTGCAGTTGGTGCAACACATACTTATGACTTAACTGCGAAAGTGACTTATGATGCCACACCAGCATCTGGTGGGGATAATAAATATAAAAAATGCGGATTGTCAAATCCAAATCTTCCAGTAGCCGGCGAAGGTTTATTTAATCAGTCAAGGTTAGATAATAATGATGACGGTATACCTGAAGAAACGGATGAAGTATGTGGTGACTTACCGGATATTGCAAAATACGGTAGTAAAGTTTGGAATGACCTGGATGGTGATGGTAGACGGGAAGCAGGCGAACCTGGAATTCCAAATGTTACCGTAATCTTATATGATGCAGTTACAAATGTTGCAGAACGGGTAACGACAACAGATGCAAACGGAAAATATTTGTTTGAGAATTTGAAATCCAAAGCATATTATGCAAAATATGTATTGCCTTCTGGCTACGTATACACAATTCCTAATGTTGGCTTGGATTCATTAGATAGTGATGTTGACGGAAGTAATGGTCCGGGTACAAATGGAACTACTGTGCTTGATTTTGGTGAAGAAGAATTGATAAATGATGTTGGTATGTTCCAGTGTGCAACCATAAGTGGTGATGTTTGGTTTGATTTGGATATGGATGGTATTTACGATCCAGCTGAAAAAGGTATCAATGGTTTAAGAGTATATATCATTGATGCGATGACAGGTGCGACGGTAACAACATTAACAACCAGTGTTAAACCAGGTACTCCATCAGATGATGGATACTATATCGCGAGTTGTTTAAAACCTGGAATGTATTACGTGAAATTTGAAAGACCAGGACATTTGGGTGCAAGCGAACCATACAAAGGAACAAATCCAAATAAAGACAGTGATATTTCACATGAAAATGGTGTAAATACTACTAAGAAAATTACTTTAAATCCGGGTCAGAATGTGCTCAATGTGGGTGGTGGATTCCAAACAAAATCCATTGTCGGAGATAAAGTATGGATTGATAAGAATTATAACGGATTACAGGATAATGGTGAAGTGCCATTACCAAACGTTAAAGTTGCAGCTTACAATAGTAAAGGAACAATGGTTTCTGAAGGTACAACAGGAATTGATGGACAGTTTGTGTTGGATGGAATGATTCAAGGTGACTACTATGTTAAATTTGAAGTTCCTAATCAGGCTTACGGATTTACGGTTGCTCATGCAGGTGTTGATGATATGGATAGTGATGTTGACGGAACGAATGGTTATGGTACTACAAAAATGTATCGTATACTATCCGGGGAAGTTAGACCTACTATTGATGCAGGTGTAGTTGCGCAGGTACTAGCAGTAGATTGGTTAAGTTTTGACGGACAGTACAACGGAAACTTTACAGAATTAAACTGGAGTACAAAAGTGGATATTAATAATCACCACTTTGTGGTTGAGCGTAGACATGAATCTGAAACTGATTTCAAAGAAATCGGAAATGTAGATGCAAATCAGGATTTCAATCTTGCACAGCACGATTATGATTTTGATGATTATGATGTAAACTTGTCTGGTGTTTATTACTATCGTATTAAACAAATTGATAAAAACGAAAGATTTACATACAGCCGTATCATTTCAATCCAGGTAAAAGTAGATGAGTCATTGAATGCATTCATTTATCCAAACCCAGTAAATGATAAGTTGAAAGTAGAATTGTGGTTACCAGAAGACAGTGAATTGGAAGCTAAAGTGTTTGATAATACTGGAAAAGCAGTATTGGTTGCTCCTTTCAGTGAATTCAAAACAAAAGGTAAATACAATGAACTTCTTGAAACGAGTAGTCTGGTTCCTGGTCAGTATGTACTTCAAATAAAAACAACTTCCGGAGTGATTAATAAAAAGTTTACCGTTTCTAGGTAACAAAATATTAATCAATGAAAATAAAAGAGCTTATTCCTTTGGGAGTAAGCTCTTTTTTTTATGCTAGTTATTGGATGTTATACCAATTGTTTTTATAACAATGTCCTATCTCATTAATAAATTACAATGTTTAATGCCACAGGTTACAAATACCAAGCTTAAATTAACGTATGGATTTATTGGACTAAAATATTTGTCCAAGTGGTAATAATTTTTGAATACCACCAGTAGTTTTACAAATGAAGTTTCACTATTTTTCAGAAAGTAGTTTCCTCAATATTCCGATTTAAAATATTAGTAAACTAAAATAAGATTGTTTGCAGTGATTCCAATTTTATAAGGCACATCTGAAACACTGCAATTAGAAAAATGAAAACATTTAAATACAGTTAAACCGATTCATACGTTCCATTATCTAACTTACTTGTATGCAATAGGCCAATAAAAAATTTGCCATTTCAATCCTCTAAAACGATGTAATATTCAAAGCATGTTGTAATACCTCATTCATCTGTTTAACATAAATAAATTCCATTCCTTTCAGATGATCTGGATTTACCTCTTCAACATGTGCTTTATTATCCTTGCAAAGTATGATCGTTTGGATTCCAGCTCTTTTTGCAGCAAGTATTTTTTCTTTTATCCCACCTACCGGTAACACCTTTCCACGTAATGTTATTTCTCCGGTCATTGCTAAAAATGGTTTAATCGGCTTTTTCTTAATCGCAGAACACATCGAACTCAACATGGTAATACCAGCTGATGGACCATCCTTCGGTATAGCACCTTCCGGAACATGAATATGGATATCTGTATTTTCAAAAAAATCAGCGTCGATTTGTAATTCGTCACTATGTGCTTTTATATAACTTAATGCAGTGGAAGCAGATTCTTTCATTACATCTCCAAGGTTTCCGGTTAATACCATCTTGCCTTTTCCTTTTGACAAACTCGTTTCAATATATAAGATATCACCACCGACTCTTGTCCAGGCTAAACCTATCGCAACTCCGGAAGAAAGATTCTCCTGATAATTGTCATTATTAAATCGAGGAATCCCTAATATGTCTTTCAGGTCATTTGATTTAACCGTATAGTTTTTCTTTTTTTCCATTGCAATTTTACTCGCAGCTTTTCTCATGACAGAAGCTAATTGCCTGTTTAAGGTACGCACTCCTGATTCCCGGGTATAATCCTGAATAATGCGCTCTAAAACTTCATCACTTAGTTTTATTTGATTTGATTTTAAGCCATGTTCTGTAATTTGTGATGGAATTAAATGATCTTTTGCAATTTCAATTTTTTCCTCAGTACTATATCCTTGTAATTCGATAATTTCCATACGGTCTAAAAGAGCAGGTTGTATGGTACTTAATGAATTTGCAGTTGCAATAAAAAGAATTTTGGATAAGTCAAATTCAAGATCTAAATAATTATCATGGAAACTAGAGTTTTGTTCAGGATCCAACACCTCTAATAATGCGGAAGAAGGATCTCCTCTAAAATCTTTTCCTATTTTATCAATCTCATCTAAAATAAATACAGGATTTGCAGATTTTGCTTTGCGAATGGATTGAATAATTCTACCAGGCATTGCTCCAATATACGTTTTACGATGCCCTCTGATTTCAGATTCATCATGCAATCCTCCCAAAGACATTCTGATAAATTTTCGATCCAATGCTTTTGCAATAGATTTTCCAAGGGACGTTTTACCAACGCCAGGAGGTCCTACCAAACAAAGTATAGGAGCTTTCATATCTCCCTTTAATTTTAAGACCGCAAGGTGTTCTAGTATTCGTTCTTTGATTTTTTCCAATCCATTATGATCTTGCTCGAGTATTTTTTTGCTTTCATTTAAATCCGATGTATCCTGTGTATATTCATTCCATGGGAGATCTACTAACAAGTCGAGATAATTCATTTGTACAGAGTATTCAGCAACCTGAGGATTCATCCGTTTTAATTTCGACAATTCTTTATCAAAATGTTCCTGAATAGATTTATTCCATTTTTTTGTTGCTGCTTTTGTTTTTAAATCTTCAATATCTTGTTCTTGTGGATCTTGTCCAAGTTCCTCTTGAATAGTTTTTAATTGCTGATTTAAAAAATAATCGCGTTGTTGTTTCTCCAGATCTGTTCTAACTTTAGATTCAATTTGATCTTTAACTTCCAATAATTGTAATTCATTTTCCAAATGTACCAATAGGGTCTCTGCTTTTTTATGGAGATCATCCATTTCAAGTAAAAGTTGTTTTTGTTCTATTGGTATATTTAAATTTGAAGAAATAAAATGTAATAAAAATCGATCATTATTAATATTTCTCAAGAGAACTTGTGCTTCATTTGGAATTTGAGGTGATAATTCAACAATGAGTCTAGATTTTTCTTGTATTGTTTTTATCATTACCTCGTATTCAAGTTTTTTGCCGGAGTTGATATGCGTTCTTTTAACGATGCGGGCTTCCAGGTAAGGTTCTTCTTTTGTCCATTCTTCAACTAAACATCGTTTTCTGCCTTGTAATATTACAGTTTGACTTCCATCAGGCATTTTTAATAATTTAACAATACGCGCAACAGTCCCGGTGGTATACATATCGTTAAAGCCAGGGTCTTCTGTTTTATGATCTTTTTGAGTTAAGACAATAATATATTTTTCGCCATCTTGTGATTTGGTTACTGCACGAATAGATTTATTTCTGCCAACGGTTATAGGAATGATAACACCAGGAAATAAAACCGTGTTTTTTAATGGCATTACCGGTAAAATATCACTAAAATGATCTTCTCGTGTAGGTTCTTCATCATCTGCTACCGCTACAAAAGGTAATAATTCTTCATCTTCATGCAGATTGGAATCAAATATTATATTATTAAAATTCATAATGTATAATGCTTAAATTAAAGCAATTTTATAATTGCAGGGTATAAATTGAAAAATGTTTACAATAGTAGTTTGTCAATCGCCGTGCCATTCCAAGAATCTCAGGATTCTATGACAAAAAGGCTAAAAACTATAGACAATATGTCAAAAAATAATAACAAGATTTGGAAATGAATAGAATTATCTTAACTTTTAAGGTGCGAGTCTTGACACATTCCATTCAGAATTTTCAAGTTGGTAACAAAAACGGTCATGTAATCGACTCTCACGACCTTGCCAAAATTCGAAATAATCAGGGGACAGTTTAAACCCTCCCCAATGTTTGGGTTTTTTTATTTCTTCTGGATGTTGCTCATAGTAAGCAATTTGATCTTCTAATTCCTGTCTACTTGAGATTACTTGACTTTGAGGAGAAATAATAGCTCCAATCTGACTACTTAAAGGTCTTGAGTAAAAATAGTTTTCAGATTCACTAGATTGCAAAGGATTAACCTTTCCTTCAATGCGAATTTGTCTTTCCATTGCATCCCAAAAAAATAATAAACAGGCATTTGGATTTGTAGTAAGTTCTTTTCCTTTTCTACTTAAATAATTTGTGAAAAAAATAAATTCACCATTAAAAATATTTTTTAGTAACACCACTCTGGAAGAGGGCTTAGAATCCAAACCTACGGTTGATAATATCATAGCTGTAGGTTCTTTGACTTCAGATTCTAAAGTTTGGTCAAACCAAATTTTAAATTGTGCTATTGGATCTTGAACTAAATGCTCTTCGCTTAAAATTGCTTTTGTATATTCTTTTCGTATTTGATCCATGGGAGTGGATTTTATAATTTTCCTAAACTTTTATCGAGATCTACTTTAGCCTGAATTAAATTAACTTGAGCTTCCAGAAGATTTGCTTGAGATAAGTAAACATCCCGTTCGGCAGAAGTAACTTCTAAACTCGACCCTACACCTTCTTTAAATTTTATTTTTGAAGTATCATATATCCGTTGTGCCAATGCCAGCGATTTTTTTCTTGAATCAATTGTTAGACTTGCATTTAAATATTGAGTTCTTGCATTTTCAAATTCTAAATGAACAGCACTTTCAAACTGTTTATATTGTAAATTAGATTTGTTCAATAAAGTTTTTGCTCTACTGATTTTTGCTTTTTTATCAAAGCCATCAAAAATAGGCACATTTAAATTTAAGCCTACGGTAGATGTTGGAAACCAATTATTATCATTAGAATCAAATAATTTTGTCCTCTGTAGACTTTGTTGGTAACTTGCAAAGCCATATAAACTTGGCAAATAGGCAACTTTATAACGTTTAATATTTATTTCAGCCAATCTTATCCCTTGCATAATGACAGGATATTCAGGACGCTCCTCAATATTTAATTTAAAAGAAGGATCCATGATTTCAAGATAGGAACGCGTTAAAAATGCATCCAAATTTTCAGATAAACTAAGTGCTTCTGAAAGCGGGTAATTCATCTGAAATTTTAAAACATTCATACTAATAATAGCAATTCGTTCTAATTTTTCATTTTCTGTTATTAAATTCTGAAGCGATAATTCAACGCGATCAACATCTAATTTTTCAATTAAGCCAGCCGTATAAATTTGGCTTAGTTCGTTTTTTACATTTTCAAGATTTGAAATATTTTTCTGAACAAGCTTCTGATTTTCTGCGATGGCTAATGCAGCCAAATATGCTTTTGTAACCTGATATTTTAATTCAGATTCCGATTGGTTGATTTGCTTTAAAATTAAATCTCTGTATAGTCGTTGTGCTTTTAAGCCTACAAAAAAACTACCATCAAACAATAAAGTTGAAAGTTCAAGACCTGCTGTTAAATTATTTTTAGTTCCAAATTGAACAGGCACCCCAGCGCCTATAGCAACATCTCTTCGGGGCAAAAGATTTTCATCAAATAATACATCATAAACGGCTGGTGTTATGAAGTTTGGAAAGATGCTGGTTGGTAATTTAATAAAATAATTATACGAAAGAGAACCAGAAAGTTTAGGTAAACCAATGGCATAATATTCCTTAATTTGTCCATCAACATCTTGAATGTTTGTGCGTTCAATATTTAAGGTATTGCTATTTATACGAGCATAATTAATGGCCTCCTCTAAACTGAAGCGTTTCTGTGAAAAACCAACAGAGAAGAATATAATATATGAACTAAGGATTAATGTGAATTTTTTCATTAATTATTTTTTACAAAGATCGGTAGATCGAATGGAATCAAAAAAATCAAGTTTGTTAACAATTTATTATTCGTTGTGTGTGCTGTCGAAATCATGAAATTATAACTTCGTTTAAAGATCTTGTTTTTCCATATAGATACCTCGCTAAAAGAAATTTTTTCAAAAAGTCTTGTACGAAAATAAAACATGCCTGTTAATTATGAACGAAACTATAAAACGTTTCATGGAAACATGAAAGTACACCAATTAAAACTAATTTTGCATCCATTAGTTTAAAGATTAAGTAAGAAAATGAATTCGAAATTAAAATTGCTTGTCTTTGGTATGTTATTTTATATAATGGCATGTCAATCCAACAATGCAGAAAAGCTCAAAAGTGAGAATTTGTCTGGTTTGGAGCTGTTCAAGAAATATTGTACAAATTGCCATGGAATAGACGGGACCTTAATGACCAACGGTGCTAGAAATCTTCAATTATCCGAATTATCCCTGGATGAACGGATTTTAGTTATCACAAAAGGGAGGAATATAATGACTCGATTTGAAACAGTTTTGACTCCTGAACAAATTGAAGTAGTCGCAAAATATACCTTGGAGTTGAAAGTAATGGAGAATCATGGCAAGTAACAAAGTCTTGATTACTGGAGCGTCTGGATTGCTTGGGATTCCAATAATTCAAAAATTGATTGCACACAAAATTACTACTTCTGCTTTAAGCAGGAAACAGCAATTGGCTTTAGAGGGATTGGAATGGATTCAAGGTGATCTTTTGAATCCCCTAAGTTATGAGTATAAATTGCAAGGTATAGAAACCATTATTCATGTTGCTGGATATGTTTCCTATCAAAAAGAAGATAGAGATTTATTGTATAAAACAAATGTTCTAGCTACCCGCGATTTGATTAATGCTGCCTTAGCTTATAAGGTTCAAAATTTTCTGTATATAAGTTCAGCTTCTACCTTAATTCGATCCAGTGACCTAGCCTTGGTTTCCACACAATCTGCTGGTAATCCTGTATTTAATTCATTTTATGCCGAATCGAAATTTCTTGGAGAATTGGAAGTCTGGAGGGCAGCAGCCGAAGGTTTAAAAGTATGCATCCTAAATCCTAGCTTGGTTTTGAGTAAATATTCATGGGATCATTCTTCGATGCAAATTTTTAATCGGGTAAAACAAGGACTATCGTATTATCCACCGGGAAGTTTAGGACTTGTTTCAGCCGAAGACATAGCAAACATTGTGTTGAAAATTATGAATGAAAGTATTTGGAATCAACAATTCCTTGTGAATGCCGAAACCTGGACCTACAAAGAATTTCTGAATGCAATTGCGAAAGGTCTAAATACTCCAGAAATTAACAAAGAAGCGTCGCTATTTGCAGCAAAGTCCTTATCCTTAATAGAACGCTTTGCAAGCTTTATGAACAAGCAGCATCGATTAATTACGCAAGAAACGATTCAATCTAGTTTTACAAAGTTTAAATATGATGATTTTGCAACAAGCCAAACATTGAATTATAACTATAAGGATATCAAAAACCTGATTGAAGACATCACAGCATTGGGTTAAAAAGGGTTGTTATAAGGTTTGAACATTTATTATAAACCGGGCTGGTGCAGTATTTTTTTAAAATAGGACGGTAATAACTGCAATTATACTCGCAAGCATGTTTAAACAAATAATAAGATAAATATATTACGAATCAATATTTTATATATTAAATAAAATATTATATAAATAGTCAAATTTAAAGTATCGTGATTTAACGTAAATTTAACGTTAATTAAAACAAAGATTATGAAGAAAGTTTTACTAAACGTTTTTACATTATTAATTACTGGTATGGCTTTAAATGCTCAGGCTGTATTAGTGAATGCTCCTGGATCCATTGCCGGAGTTTATTTATTTTCTGCTGCCGGGTTCGGTGCAGATTTGACTACAAATGTTTGGACCGGGGATGCCGTATTAGCTGATAATATTTTAGCTTGTCAGGCACTCACAAATGCAGCTGCCATGAATGGTAAGTTTGCAATTGTTGATCGGGGTAGTTGTGAGTTTGGTGCAAAATGCCTAAATGCCCAAAATGCAGGAGCTATCGCTTGTGTTGTTTTTAATAACACTGCAGGAGCAGGTACAATTGTAATGGGAGTTGGTGCTGTCGGAGGACAAGTAACCATCCCTTGTGTTATGCTTTCTTATGAAGATGGCTTAAAGATTAAAGCCGAAATGGCAAACGGCACAGTGAATATGACGATCGGAAATATCAGATTTCCAAATGACTTATCTACCAATAATAGAGCAGGTGTTTGCCATGCTCCATTTGGGACCTATCCTGCCGCTTGGTTGCGAAAATCTGGGGATTTATCAATTACTCCTGGAGCAAGCGTAACAAATAAAGGTAACTTTTTAGCTTCTAATGTAAAAGTGAATGCTAAAATAAGTTATACACCAAAAGGTGGATCAGCCAATGAGTTTTATGATAAAACATCTGGTGATGGTTTATTTGTAGAAGTGGATTCTACCAATGATGTTATCCTGGAAGCTCAAGATTTATTTGGTAACGCAAAAGGTTTGGGAAAAGGAACTATAACTTATTCTGTTACATCTGATAGTTCAGAGCAATTTACGTCTAATAATAATGCAATATCAGAATTCTATTTATCAAATAATTTATTGTCCAAAGCCAGATTGGCTGCCAATGCTTTTGATCCTTTTGTTACCACAAGTTTTCGGAGAAGTGACGGAACAAATGCAGAATATTTGACTGGATTTAAAATCCCATATGGTAAAGGTTGTAAAATTGATTCTATATTGTTCAATATGGCTGTTTCTGCACCTGCAACTTTAGCAAATTTGACACCCGAAGCTACTTTATATGGTTGGTTTGATGCAAATGGAGATGGAGATGCTTCAAATGATGAAATTAGTTTTCTTGCATTAGGTACTTATACTTATGACGCTGCAGATTTAAGAACATCTGCTGTTGCAAGAGTGCCTTTGGAAGATTTTAATACTAGTGACCCAGGTTTTGTAATCCCAGAAGATAATTTTGGAATTTTTATTGGTGTTAGATATTCTGGTACAGATGCAACTCCATTTTTTGGATTTGATGAAGGCATAGATTATAGTTGTAATAATGATTTATTAAACATTGCAGGTACTTTAGCTATCACCGATTTACCTTATATAGGGATCACTGGTTATGATGCAAATACAGGAGTACCAGATATTGATAATGCTTCTTTTAGTTTTACAGGTTTGACTGCTCCATTAGCTGCATCTTTAGTGCTTTCTGGTGATTGTATCGTTGGAACAAATAACCAATTGTCTGAATTAGATGCAAAACTTGTCATCTACCCAAATCCTGTTAAAGATCATTTTATAGTTGATTTAAGCTTAAATGAAATTTCTTCTAAAATTGTCTACAATATTATTGACAATTCAGGGAAACTGATTCTTCAACAAGCTGATACCAATAAAGGCAAAGCATTTCGTGCAAAGTTCAATGTTGAAAATCTTTTAAATGGTCATTATCATTTACAAGTTAGAACCGATAAGGGATATAAACAAGTATCCTTCGAAGTATTAAAATAAAAGTTTAATTTGTAATTTTTAAATAAAAAAGACCAGTAATTCACTGGTCTTTTTTATTTAGCAAACGATCCATTTAGTCAGCTCCTTTTCCATTTTCTATTTCCAATTTTGCCTATCCTTTTAAGCCTAATTAAATTTAATTTGATTGCCAAATGAATTTGCGAGATTATCAAAATTTTCTTATGGAACTTTAATTATTATTTTTTAATTGATTTCTTTACCTTCATATTTTAAAATACTAAACGAAAAACTAACTTATGAAACAATTTTCAATACTCTTATTTTTCCTGACTGTAGTAGGGTCTCTGCTACATTCACAACAAACCATAAATGGTCAATTAAAAGATGCTTCAGGGGCTCCTTTAGTAGGCGCATCTGTTTTTATCCCGGGTACTAATACGGGTACTATTTCAGATGCTTATGGAAATTTTACTATCCAATTAAAAAAAGGTGAAAAACTTCAAGTTAATTTGATTGGTTATGAATCCTTAATTCTTACAGAATTCCTGAATGAGAATCTTTCTTTGATTATGGAAACTTCGATTACATCCCTCGAACAAGTTATTGTTACTGGAACTCGTCGGGCAAACCGAATCCGAACTGAAACTCCGGTACCGGTGGATGTTGTTCAAATTAGCCAAACCCAATTTCCTACTGCCAAAATGGATGTAACGTCTATGCTCAATTTTGCCGCACCATCTTTTAATCATGCAAAACAATCAGGTTCTGATGGTGCAGATCATGTTGATTTAGGAACTTTGCGAGGTATGGGTCCAGATCAAACCCTCGTCTTGATCAATGGAAAAAGAAGACACCAGACGGCTTTTGTATCTGTTTTTGGAACCCGAGGTCGAGGAAATTCCGGTACAGATTTAAATGCAATTCCACAATCTTCCATAGACCGTATTGAAATTTTGCGGGATGGTGCATCTGCTCAATACGGATCTGATGCAATTGCTGGAGTCATGAATATTATCCTTAAAAAAAATATTAATAAATTGACTGGACATGTAGGTTATGCAAGTAACTATGACAATAAATATAATACCATTCTTGCAAAAGACCAGGGCTATAATGAATATGAAAATAAATTGGATGGAAATACATTAAGCGCTGGTTTAAATTATGGAATTGGAATTGGTTCGAGTGGTGGATTTTTAAATCTTGGTGCAGATTATGCAAGTATTGGTAAAACATATCGTCAGGATCCTGATCAAATTTTACCATTCAATATATATCGAAGAACTCATGGAGACGGATCTGTAGATGCATATGGCGCTATGCTTAATTTTGAATTACCCTTAAGGCAAGATAACAAAATTAATGTCTATGGTAATGGAGGGTATAATTTTAAAAAATCAGATGCGTTTGCATTTACCAGAAGATTTGCAGATAATCCGGAACGATTCCCAACAGATGCAGCAGGAAATATAATTTTAACAAATTTTATTAAAACTACGGCTGATGGAAACTATTATTACAATCCTCATATTCAAACAGAAGTTTCAGATCTTGCGTTTACAGCGGGCCTTAAAGGAGTGTGCGTTGGAGCTTGGGATTGGGATTTAAGCAATACCTATGGTAAAAATGATTTTCATTTTTTTGGAGATAATACATTTAATGCAGGATTAGGTGCAAATCAAACACATTTTGATGATGGTGGTTTTAGTTTTGCACAAAATACTACCAATTTGAATTTTGGAAAAGAATTTCCTAACATATTAAGTGGATTTCATTTGGCGTTTGGTGCCGAATATCGCACAGAAAATTATGAGTTGTACGCAGGAGAAGAAGCCT from Saprospiraceae bacterium carries:
- a CDS encoding TonB-dependent receptor, producing MKQFSILLFFLTVVGSLLHSQQTINGQLKDASGAPLVGASVFIPGTNTGTISDAYGNFTIQLKKGEKLQVNLIGYESLILTEFLNENLSLIMETSITSLEQVIVTGTRRANRIRTETPVPVDVVQISQTQFPTAKMDVTSMLNFAAPSFNHAKQSGSDGADHVDLGTLRGMGPDQTLVLINGKRRHQTAFVSVFGTRGRGNSGTDLNAIPQSSIDRIEILRDGASAQYGSDAIAGVMNIILKKNINKLTGHVGYASNYDNKYNTILAKDQGYNEYENKLDGNTLSAGLNYGIGIGSSGGFLNLGADYASIGKTYRQDPDQILPFNIYRRTHGDGSVDAYGAMLNFELPLRQDNKINVYGNGGYNFKKSDAFAFTRRFADNPERFPTDAAGNIILTNFIKTTADGNYYYNPHIQTEVSDLAFTAGLKGVCVGAWDWDLSNTYGKNDFHFFGDNTFNAGLGANQTHFDDGGFSFAQNTTNLNFGKEFPNILSGFHLAFGAEYRTENYELYAGEEASYKNYNQDKASGAQGFPGYQPADEVNANRNTFGFYSDIEADLSSKFLLTAAFRCENYSDFGVTNNYKIAARFKADAMTTLRASASTGFRAPSLQQINFSSTFTTVQGGLISEVKIAPNYSPITKAAGIPNLKEERSTNFSLGASIKPAQNITFSIDAYRVKVKDRVVLSGQFSADDETLNETLRNTLRDLKVSYAQFFANAVNTTNSGVDVVLDYNHKCSAGTLRFLLTGNVQKMEIDRINIPENLNTSESNKEYFYSIREQYFLLASAPKTKFGISLDYSWNRWTFGTRLNYFGQVDLYGYGDFESLKPEVPLDNSPNIRVPDLYNYTPKWVHDVYVSARIVKGATLYFGVDNLWNIHQDLGFVNGAAGWAYNNETGGPWDAVQMGGNGRKLFARLGINF